One segment of Pseudomonas pohangensis DNA contains the following:
- a CDS encoding DUF1643 domain-containing protein: MSTKFEVRGLFYESNGYKLRKNLDIKRIGAELNDPDLMAVMMNPGSSYPLDEINNNTVPSEKEPDNTQQQIMKVMDVAALNYARILNLSDLRTPDSSELYRFLKSEKSSEVEYSIFSPNRKSEREQLFVNGTPVIFGWGVNQALVPLAKQAIEALCINNPLGILKSNTRYSYYHPLPRIYAKQLEWVQHVTSQISRTANAAAF, from the coding sequence TTGAGCACTAAATTTGAAGTTAGAGGTCTCTTCTACGAGTCCAATGGGTACAAATTAAGAAAGAATCTTGACATCAAGCGAATTGGCGCAGAACTCAATGACCCTGATCTCATGGCTGTAATGATGAATCCTGGTTCTTCTTATCCTTTGGACGAAATAAATAATAACACCGTGCCATCAGAGAAAGAGCCGGATAATACACAACAACAAATTATGAAAGTCATGGATGTTGCGGCGCTTAACTACGCTAGAATTCTAAATTTGTCTGATCTCCGAACACCGGATTCAAGTGAGCTATATCGTTTTTTAAAGTCAGAAAAGAGTAGTGAAGTAGAGTATTCTATTTTTTCACCTAATCGCAAATCTGAACGAGAGCAGTTATTTGTTAATGGTACTCCGGTTATTTTTGGTTGGGGCGTAAACCAAGCTTTAGTACCTTTAGCTAAACAGGCCATAGAAGCATTGTGTATTAACAACCCTCTAGGGATTTTAAAATCAAATACCAGATACTCGTACTATCACCCACTACCGAGAATCTACGCAAAACAACTTGAGTGGGTTCAGCATGTAACAAGTCAAATTAGTCGGACGGCTAACGCCGCCGCTTTTTGA
- the rssC gene encoding anti-sigma factor antagonist RssC — protein sequence MSCGTIKFAEQDGTFVLKFIGEVRLTLCSALDATIQRMFNSSNFSSIVIDLTEAQSIDSTTLGLMAKLSILSRQKIGLLPTVVTTHPDITRLLNSMGFEQVFNIIDQPMTCPECLEDLPSQDQSEEVVKAKVLEAHRILMDLNESNREAFRDLVSALERN from the coding sequence ATGAGTTGCGGCACTATCAAGTTTGCCGAGCAGGACGGCACCTTCGTGCTGAAGTTCATCGGTGAAGTGCGCCTGACGCTTTGTTCGGCGCTGGATGCCACAATCCAGCGCATGTTCAACTCCAGCAATTTCTCGTCAATTGTCATTGATCTGACCGAAGCGCAGAGCATTGACAGCACCACGCTGGGGCTGATGGCCAAGCTGTCGATCCTCTCGCGGCAGAAGATCGGTCTGTTGCCCACCGTGGTCACCACTCACCCGGATATCACCCGCCTGCTCAACTCGATGGGCTTCGAGCAGGTGTTCAATATCATCGATCAACCGATGACCTGCCCGGAGTGTCTGGAAGATTTGCCTTCGCAGGACCAGTCCGAAGAGGTGGTCAAAGCCAAGGTTCTGGAAGCGCACCGCATATTGATGGACCTGAACGAGTCGAACCGCGAAGCATTCCGTGACCTGGTCAGCGCGCTGGAGCGTAACTGA
- the rssB gene encoding two-component system response regulator RssB: protein MLNPSITLLIIDDDPVVRARLASYLEAAGFAVLEADNGVQGMQLIQEATPDLIICDLYVPQLTGLELLAQLNEQGSETPVILLSASGSMSDAVESLRLGAADYLTKPLDDLAVLEHSVRRALQEASLLLENRLYRETLEATNRELQTSLSLLEEDQNAGRQMQLSMLPQTPWQADDYQFAHQVIPSLYLSGDFVDYFRLDQQRIAFYLADVSGHGASSAFVTVLLKFMTTRLLYESRRDGQLPQFKPSAVLGHINRGLLNCKLGKHVTMIGGIIDQQTNQLTYCIGGHLPLPVLYSEGKARFLEGKGLPVGLFEEAAHEDYVLDLPDSFSLTMLSDGILEVLPGASLKDKEASLPGLISAAGGSLEGMLETLGLAAIDETPDDIAVLVLSRNLA from the coding sequence ATGCTGAATCCAAGTATCACGCTGCTGATTATCGACGACGACCCGGTCGTCCGTGCCCGTCTGGCGTCCTACCTTGAGGCCGCCGGTTTCGCTGTGCTTGAAGCGGATAACGGTGTACAGGGCATGCAGCTGATTCAGGAAGCCACCCCTGATCTGATTATCTGTGACTTGTACGTGCCGCAACTGACGGGGCTGGAGCTGCTTGCGCAGTTGAATGAGCAGGGGTCGGAAACACCGGTCATTCTGCTTTCGGCCAGCGGCAGCATGAGTGATGCGGTCGAGTCCTTGCGGCTAGGCGCTGCCGATTACCTGACCAAACCACTGGATGATCTGGCCGTGCTGGAGCATTCGGTGCGGCGGGCGTTGCAGGAAGCCTCCTTACTGCTGGAAAACCGCCTGTATCGGGAAACCCTCGAAGCGACCAATCGCGAGCTGCAAACCAGTCTCAGCCTGCTGGAGGAAGACCAGAACGCCGGACGCCAGATGCAGCTGAGCATGCTGCCGCAAACCCCGTGGCAGGCCGATGACTACCAGTTTGCCCATCAGGTCATTCCTTCGTTGTACCTCTCGGGCGACTTCGTCGATTATTTCCGTCTCGACCAGCAGCGCATAGCCTTCTATCTGGCGGATGTCTCCGGGCATGGTGCGTCGTCGGCCTTTGTCACGGTTTTGCTCAAGTTCATGACCACCCGTCTGCTGTATGAATCGCGACGCGATGGCCAGTTGCCACAGTTCAAACCATCGGCGGTACTGGGGCATATCAATCGCGGGCTGCTCAATTGCAAGCTGGGCAAGCATGTCACCATGATTGGCGGAATCATTGATCAGCAGACCAATCAGCTGACTTATTGCATCGGCGGGCATTTGCCGCTGCCGGTGCTGTACAGCGAGGGCAAGGCGCGCTTCCTTGAGGGCAAGGGCCTGCCGGTCGGGCTGTTCGAAGAGGCCGCGCATGAAGACTACGTTCTCGATCTGCCGGACAGTTTCAGCCTGACCATGCTCTCGGACGGTATTCTGGAGGTATTGCCGGGCGCCTCGCTGAAAGACAAGGAAGCATCCTTGCCCGGATTGATCAGTGCGGCAGGCGGCTCGCTGGAAGGCATGCTCGAGACCCTTGGTCTGGCTGCTATCGATGAGACACCAGACGATATTGCCGTGCTGGTTTTGAGCAGGAATCTGGCATGA
- the tal gene encoding transaldolase, whose translation MTSKLDQLKQFTTVVADTGDVEAITRLQPVDATTNPSLLLKAASLPHYAALLEAAVSGCNGDIGLACDRFGVAVGKEILQVIPGRISTEVDARLSFDTRATLQRAQRLIDLYEQSGIGRERVLIKIAATWEGIRAAEQLERDGIQCNLTLLFSFAQAVACAEAGTFLISPFVGRIYDWYKKSENRDFTGTEDPGVQSVSRIYRYYKAHGYQTVVMGASFRNIGQIEALAGCDRLTISPDLLNQLASDQGELKRQLHAGDDHEPRQTLDEARFRWALNEDAMATEKLAEGIRLFARDQEKLEALLKARL comes from the coding sequence ATGACTTCCAAGCTGGATCAACTCAAACAGTTCACCACCGTGGTTGCCGATACCGGCGATGTTGAAGCCATCACCCGTCTGCAGCCGGTGGATGCCACCACCAACCCGTCGCTGCTGCTGAAAGCCGCCAGCCTGCCGCACTATGCCGCCTTGCTGGAGGCTGCGGTCAGTGGCTGCAACGGCGATATCGGCCTGGCTTGCGACCGCTTCGGCGTAGCGGTAGGCAAGGAGATTCTGCAGGTTATTCCCGGACGCATTTCCACCGAAGTGGATGCGCGACTGTCGTTCGATACCCGGGCCACCCTGCAGCGGGCACAGCGACTGATTGACCTGTATGAACAGTCCGGCATCGGCCGCGAGCGGGTACTGATCAAGATTGCCGCCACCTGGGAAGGCATTCGCGCCGCCGAACAACTGGAGCGGGACGGTATCCAGTGCAACCTGACCCTGCTGTTTTCCTTTGCCCAGGCGGTGGCCTGTGCCGAGGCCGGCACCTTCCTGATTTCACCCTTCGTCGGGCGCATCTACGACTGGTACAAGAAGTCCGAGAATCGCGACTTCACAGGCACTGAAGACCCCGGCGTGCAGTCGGTCTCACGGATCTACCGCTACTACAAAGCCCACGGCTACCAGACCGTGGTGATGGGCGCGAGCTTTCGCAACATCGGGCAGATCGAAGCACTGGCCGGCTGTGACCGCCTGACCATCAGCCCGGACCTGCTCAATCAACTGGCCAGCGACCAGGGCGAACTCAAACGACAGCTGCATGCCGGCGATGACCATGAACCTCGACAAACACTCGACGAAGCCCGGTTCCGCTGGGCGCTGAACGAGGACGCCATGGCCACGGAAAAGCTTGCCGAAGGCATCCGCCTGTTTGCCCGCGACCAGGAAAAACTCGAAGCATTACTCAAAGCCAGGCTTTGA